TCACAGTTTTACTACATTGATCTTGATAGATATTAGTATTGAAGTCACACAGTTCCACATATTTCTACGACAAAAGAAAATAGTGTTTTTTACATTGTATTGTCAActtttaatatacacaaaataatagaataaaacgatatgaaaattgtctaaaatttctaaaatttaactaatatatatattaattttagaatAGTTAATTTtaccgtatatatatataactaatatatatattagttaaattttagaaattttagaaaattttcatatcgttttattctattattttgtgtatatatatatatattagttatatatatatatatatacggtaAAATTAACTATTcttattttattgaaaaaaagCAATTTGAAAAACAAACTTTTCTTAACTAAtaactttataatatattaatttttatagtttttactgTATATATACAGATACAAATGTTGGAAATTTTTAAGAGATGCGCATAGGTTTTTCTGCAGTATGTACGTACCTGGCCATCTTTGTTTTCCTACTTGAGCAACTTCTATGAAACATGTATTTTTGATGATTCAATCATACACTGTCACCTTCAGAATCCGAACccaattttcagtttttacttTCATTATCACTGAATGCAAAAATCAAACGACTCAATCTCCACCAAAGACCTTGGTTGTTCACATATTTCTTCGTTAAACCCTATTTCATAAATATGAAAACCCAAATAAAAGACTACGTAGACGGGATGTGGTAGCTCGTTTGGTAAGGACCTTGGGAGCCAATTGTCATGCTCTCGGATTCGACGCCAGGCGGAGGGGAACTGCCCATCTTGTCATCAAATGCGGTACTGGGTGTTGGGCCTTGTCCCCAGCCCAGGTATAGCCCTCCcgggtgaagtggaccgctgcATAACCGGGCCCAGGGAATGACCCACGTAAGTGGGGAACccggattatcaaaaaaaaaaaaaaaaaaaaaaaataaaagactaCGTACGCAACAGTAAGAGGAATTCATAGAAAAAAACATTGTTAAACATTTCTACCTAAAAAAACTTTTCTAGCTATCTATTACAAAGTACGAACATATCTCGTACATGGTTTTCATGCTTTGGAGATTTGTATATACTTCCCCCCTGTTCCACAAAGATAAACTTTTGGTATTTTCACAcgtattaagaaaacacattaaattaccataataaatgtatcgttttTTGTAATTGTCAATTTTCAATAAgttttaaccaataataatttaataaagtcaattaatttttttgaagcgtacaattttttcaaagaaaacacaaaaatacatctctgtgaaataaactttttttctaaaaaatctgttttaatggaACGGAACGAGTAGTTTTAACTGTCAGACAAAAAGACATCCATTAAGTGTGTGGTGTAATTTGATAGTATAGGAAACACcaacaaaatttaagttaccAATGTTTTAAGTGAACTCTTAACacttagagcatctttatcgcTGGGCTCTTAAGTGGGTTGTTATGGTAATTgtaattaaagaaaaatcaaaaacataaaaaagttAGAAAGAGAAGTTGCAAAGGTTCTTATTTTGCTACGATAGTAAACGTCTCTAACCCAGTTCTTCCACCTGTCAAGGTATGTGTAGCTTagacattttatttatatttaaatttttttgcttaaacataatcaactaaaataataatattttgttatttagaataAAATTAAGAGACCTATTTAGAAGATGtaggataatgatgctcttaaaAGACACAAATTGGAGTactttaacaaaagaaaagtttGGAGTAAGAGGGTTGAtgaaaaaagagtaaaaatataGTGGAGGGATAGACTTTGAGGCAGTAAATAGTGTGCATCATTATTATGAGTTGGTGCATTTAATACCTTGAAGTGTGCATCTGTTATTCACACGGAATTATAGCAACTCTAATTCCATTTTGTGGGAGTTTGTTCCTTGTTTTCTCGAAATTAAAAGGAAATGATTTATGTGAAAGTTCTTTGTAAACGAAAGTAAAGATATTTGTCAAAGCAAAATTGTCGAGAATAtttaacatacaaaaaaaaatgtcaagaaGAATAAAGGATAATATGCAGGCCGTGGGAGTAATGAGTGCAACATATAGCATGCCCGGTCCGGAGCACAAACAAAGGAACCGGCTGTTTAGGACATCccaattattttacaaaaatttagttgtatataggattttaaaaaaaaattatacgaagaacataaatttgtatttttgagTAGGACATTACAAGTTTTTTCTAAAAGTTAGACCGGCCCTACATAGGAAAGAAGTTTTAACTCTCATTACTAATCTGTAATGTTTTCAAATTGATTAGTAATATAAACTGGCTATCTCtagaaaaaagagaagagattgACTCTTTTTAAACCCAAAGATTTACCCTTCTTTTAATGAGCCCTAGAGAGTTAATTTAGACGTCTTACCCTTATTAATGCTTTTTACCCTGTGCTTTGGATTCTGTAATCCACTCCCCTCTAGGGGACTAGTAAATGGACCCATCAACTGAAAGTTGTCTTGTACCGTCCGTCGCATGAACCAAAAGTGagaaaattgttaaaaatgttaataactTAATATAATTCGCCATATTGTACTAATAAATATTATGAACAAGACGTTTTCTCCGTTTCTTCGGATGTGTTCCGGATGTGTTCCGTAACTTCGGATTTATTAACGTTACAAttgataattttaatagttttcttGTTAAGTAACGGTTGTAGTGATCACGGATCAACGTGACGACATCACGTGCATGGTACTCACGcaagatttttcttttattacaaCTCACACAATGTATCATGTTTAGTTTGTATACTGATCAATTATTTTTTCTGTCAGATTTCAACGTTTATATagctaattaatattaaatttctagtCACGCATATGATGAAATTGATTTTCAGTCTCAGATAAAAAATGTAGTGACTATTCGACTTTTAAATTCGATATATAGTGTTTTAAAACCCGACATATAGTTTAGATTCAAATATCTTATTCTGCCCTCGAGAATGAGCTTGGTGCTAACAAAACGAGTACGAGTACCAACTTGGTTGTAAGTCAAAAATGAAGTAAGCTAAACTCGTTATTCGTCCAGCACtattgtttttaagaaaatactcATTAAAATTGGTAGAAAAATATGCAGCGGGTAGtggtaattatttttatttctgttagcttttgttatattttaattgatatttttgGGTCACACTGCATATATTGCCAACGTCATTACGTCAACGTTTATTTATCCGTAAAAAAGCTGAAAAAGAAACGGAAATGGTAGGCGCAAAGGTGAACCCCGTTGAAAAGTTGCTAACTATTTTTGGTGAGAAACCAAACGAAATAAAGAGCTCGAGAAACAAAACTATTCACTGTcgtttttacaaacaaaaatgaGTTTATTTTTCCGAGAAAGCCGcagatatattttcttttctcatCTGCTTTCTTTTTGTTATAGTCTCTGTCTTCCTTGATTACCTATTTTATGTAGTCTTTTTAATTAATTCCCAATCCTATCGTCTTCTCTTATTTCATCACAACCCATCTAGGGTTTTACTTTTATGTAGTCTTTTTAACCAAtctgtgtctctctctctctctccaataaATATACTTCCACCTTCCCCCTCTCACATCACTGAACCATTATATTTACAAAACCCTCTTGTGTATCTCTCCATCCTTGTGGTGAATACAAATAGAAGAACGGAAAACAAACTGAATCTTAATTTTTCTGTTCTTTTCCTTTCACGAGGGTTTGGCAAAGAGTTTCTTACAGATTTCTTTGGCATTCTGTCCACCTCCTTTTGTATATAAATGTATGTATATCGGTTGTGTGTGAAAGAAGGAGGTGGTCATACTGCCAGTAGACATCTGTTAGGGTTTCTTTGTAAAACCCTCTTGATATACATATCTTTCAATGTTTGGAATCTGGTAAGCTTGATCTGTCACTTATAGCGATGACAAGCCTCCTCTTGATTCTATCATATCTTTGGTTATGTTGCTCCTTCTTTCTTTGAATTTATACATAAGGTCGTTTTTAATATTGATCCttgattatatatagatatgttgATCTAGATCATTATAttacattgattttttttttttgtaaaagctTCTGTAACCTTTGGTAATTTTCCTAGCTCCTCTATCGTGTAGAAACGTTGACTAGTGCGATGTTTTGATGTTTCGTCTTCTAGAAAAGGTTaaacacaaagaaaaagagaaggTCCCAGAATTCCCAAAAGGTAACAGTTTTTTTACTTTGACAACGTAGTAATAGGGAGAAAGGAGAAGCATCTTGTTTTGGAGTCTACGATGTTATTATGATGTTACCTTAGAGCATCAGTATCGGGCGTCCTTATGGACGTCCTTATTAATTTAGGcccaaaaagaaaatgaaaaagggAGTTAATTGTTAAGGATTGTGTAAGTCCCATAATAGGAAGTTTGTGGGCTCGTCCTGGGCTCGTCCTTCGTCATACGTGGCGAAAAAAGATTGGAGAAGTGCGGTATAGGACAACACACGGTTTCGTCTCATCacaactctctctctttctctccttctctcaCGAAACTCTCTCGACGGCGATAAAGGTAGATGGCGATCCTCCCCTGATTTGAAGAGCCGATCGATTATTTCGCGATCTCGAGACCGATATATTGTCCGACCGAAAGCTTCTCCGCCGATTAGAATCAGAAAGGTATGTCTTTCTCTACCCTAAACAAGAATGCGTTAGAGGTTTATGTCGTTgtttggttgttgttgttgtttgttgttaTTGCATGATTGAAGGAGATTATAGCCATTGTTAGTTGTGCTTTCTTAGATTGGCCGATGAATTTTGATGAATCATTATAAAATTGTTGATGAAAGAGTAGTTCTTATTGTAATATGGCCGACGAACCTCTGTAGATTCATTTCCAATTAGAGTAGTTGTTATTGTCTTAGCAAATACTCTTTTGCATTGACAATTGTAGGTTATGGTTACTTGTCATGTCAGGGAACTGTAAGTATTAATGGTAAAATGAAGGAAACCAAATACTCTTTTGCATTGCCATGATTGATTGTGAATAGTTGTTACTTAAATGCCTAGTTACAACGATGTGTTCGTAGTTATATTGATTTGTAACTAAACTGCATTGCCATCTCTGATTGTGTAACGAAATCTCTTAATAATTTAATGAAAATGTAACCGAGAACGCTTCACATAGCTTTGTACTTGTTAGATGGTAATAACTCTTGATTAGACTTAGGTAGATAATGGTTAGGTGGTTGTGAGTTATTATTCCTCCATCAAATGTGAGCTATTAAATCCCAACCTTATGTCAGCTTTGCTAATTATCTCCATACTCTTCTTTTTCTCCATACTCTTCTTTCTCTCCTATTACTTGGTATGGCTTCAAGGAAACCTGATATGGATTCAACGAATCCTGATATGGATTCAACGAATCCATATAGCCAGTATCGTAGTTACGTAGGGCTTCTTAACTCTCAGAATCAACAAACCTTTCCATCTACTGTAAACATTGGAGCCTCACAAATCCCTTCTTTTGGTTCCCAACAAACTGAGGCTCCTGCTGTAGGTTCAGTCACACCAGTGGACCGTTGGGGGAGAAAGACATGGACCCCATCTGATGACGAGGTCCTAATGAGCGCCTGGCTTAATACTTCTAAGGACGCTGTAGTTGGAAACGACCAAAAGGGAGGAACCTTCTGGCAACGGGTAGGAGATTACTACGAAGCAAGTCGTAATGTTGGTGAGGGTGGTGATGCGAACTCTCATACCCATTGGAAGCAGCGGTGGTCAAAGATCAATGATCAGACCAACAAGTTCGCTGCAGCATACGCTACTGCTGAGAGACAAATCAGTAGTGGACAGAATGAAAACGATGTTCTAAAGTCGGCTCATCAGATCTTCCACTCCGACCACAACACAAAGTTTACACTGGAGCATGCGTGGTGTATCTTGAGGCATGAGCAGAAATGGTTGAGTCTCAACACTGCTGCACAAAAAAGAAAGGCAACTGAGTCCTTTTCGCAAGCTACAGACAACAATGTTGGTGACCAAGAGATGTGGCCTGAAGGTATTAAGGCGGCAAAAGCAAGCAAGAACAGTGGTAAAGGGAAGGCTTATGGAGATTATAAGAGCATGTGGGATCTGAAGATGGAAGATTTGGCACAGAAGGAGAAGCTATCCAAGCTCGCGATTCTTGATACTCTCCTAGCTAAGAAGGAACCACTTAGTGAGAGTGAAGAAGTCGTGAAGAATAAACTCCTTGCCTTGTATTTTTAAACTAAGCCtttgatgttttaaatttgatgtttgaacttgttgttttttttaatttgctgTTTCAACAACTTGCTTCTGTGGTTTATGAAATAATATTCCTTGTTTTAAATCATGGGAGTTTATTTACTTTGTTCACTGTCATAATGTATGCTTGATGTTATGTGACATACAAAACTTACGTGTGCCGTTTTTATTATTGACAGGTTATGGGTTTGGATTATAGCTACACGCAGCCGTCTGATTCGGAGGATTATGGTTTACGGAACTCAGCAGACAGTGGAAACAGCTCGACAGAAATGAATATCATGCTAGACCAAGCAGAGATCGAAGCCGCGCAGAATCAGTACCCTCTGCAGCCTGAAGTGGAGTTTGGCTTCCCCAAGGAATGCTACTGTGGCCGCGAGCCGCTTTTAGCTACTTCTTACACAAGAAATGACCCGGGGAGAAGGTTCTACACCTGTGACAACATCGACGACGGAGACTGCCATGTATACAAGTGGTGGGATGTCGCGGTTACAGAGGAGATCAAAGCCTTAGGTACACAGTATGCTCAGCTTTCTGATAAGGTAGATTACCTTTTGTTTCTAAGTGACGACGACACCCATATGCGCGAGTTTAAGGATCTGCAGTTTGATTTAGAGCAGAAGTTGTTAAGGGCTGAGAGAATTGGTTGTGACTTAGCGAGAAATACATCTAGGTTATTCAGAATTGCTTGTGTTATGGTTGTTGTCTTAGTGCTAATAGGCATTGGACTAGCTGCTCGTATGTAGGTTTTATGGTTCTTGTTGTAGGTGTTACTCATGTGTTTTTTAAGTGGAACTGAGCAAGGATTTACTCATGTGTTTTGTAATATGCACTTCTGAATTCGTATTTTAATATGAACTCTTGTAGTTCTACCTGCTCGTTTTGTAATTTTAATGTGATATCGTATTCTATTATCAACCAAACAAGAAAGTATAATTGTTTCTTTCATCACCAACCAATGAAAACGAATCAATCACATGTATCTCCAACACGCTTTTCTTAATAACCCGTGAATACATCCTCCATCAAAagtctttctttctttcatcaCCAACCAAAGAAAAGTATCACACATCTAAATCACAACCTCACGGACTTTCACACGGGTCTTGTTTCTTTCTCAAAttcatttctataaatatgaGCTTCTCTTGTGTTTACAAATACATAAATCTTTCCTCTCCTTATTTCCTTAACAATTACACTATTTCTCCCTTCTCGATATATTTATAATGGCATCTTCATCCCATTATCATTAccacaaagatgatgatgatgatattgaTCTTGATACCccttttgaagatttttttaataactatgcTCCTATTCCAGaaccaaaagagagaaaaaaacgtATTGTGATAGAGAGAAACTGGGAAGAAGGCCACAACCACctttggaatgattattttagcGAGAATCCAACATACTCTTGCAGTTTATTCCGGCGacggtttcgaatgaacaaaTCTTTGTTCCAGCGTATTGTGCATCGTCTCTCCACAGAAATACAGTATTTTCAACAATCAGAAGATGCAACCGGACGGTCGAGTCTAACTCCGCTCCAAAAATGTACCGCAGCAATTCGACAATTGGCATACGGTGGTGCGGCTGATACAGTAGACGAATATGTCCGAATTGGTGAAACAATAGCTCGAAAATGTTTGCACAATTTTGCCGCGGGAATAATCACCTTGTTTGGCGATGAATACCTAAGACGGCCCACACCGGAGGATCTAGAAAGACTACTACATATCGGAGAAGAACGTGGATTTCCGGGGATGATTGGAAGCATCGaatgtatgcattgggagtggaagaattgccccaccgcttggaaaggaatgtattcacggggaaccggaaaaccaacaattgtgttggaggcggtagcttcctatgacctctggatatggcacgcattttttggagctccaggtactatgaacgatcttaatattcttgatcgatcacctgtttttgatgacgtTATTAACGGCATCGCGCCACAAGTAATCTTCTATGTTAATGGTAATCCATACCATTACGCATATTATCTCAtggatggtatttatccgaaatggacgacttttattcaatctatccgaCTACCACAAACTCAGAAGCATTCATTATTTACTCAAACCCAAGAATCAGTTCGAAAAGATGTTGAGCGTGCCTTCGGAGTCCTGCAAGCTAGATTTGCCGTTGTCAGAAATTCGTCTAAGTTATGGGATAAAGAGAAAATAGgaatattatgagagcatgtatcatactccataatatgattgtcgaagatGAACGGTCATCATTCAGTCAGTTTAACAAATTTGAGTttcaagaaagagaagaagtggatacATATTCCGTCAACATGCCTTCGAATCTCGGCAGTACAATGGATCGTCGAACGAGCCTTCGTAATAAACAAGCCCATgaacaattaaaaaatgatctgattgaaaatatatgggGTAAATTTGGACATTTTCAATGATTTGAATAAGttgtttgtttccttttatttcagaagtttggaagttttttttttatgaaatgtaataaaatgtttgtaattttcaattaaatgaataaatttgtttttcttaatagTTATTCAACTTAAAATGGTAATatgttttatcttatatatgttactattatttcaaaaaaaataataattacctAAGGACCAACAAAAAGTTCCATCTATAATCACCATTTTCATTAAAAGTCCTTAACAATGTCCTAATCTacaaataacaatataaaactCTAAGAACTCTCAAATAAGTCCTAttgataatcatgctcttattcTATTTGAAGTTTAAGAAACAGTAGTAGAGTTTACTAGTATTGCTTCATTTGGCATCATTTCTGACGTGACGTATATACAGTGTACAGGTTCGTAAGCCATAGCTTGCTTGCTTCCGTTTTTTATCATGCATGagttgaaaataattcataatTTTCTTGCGTTTCCGCTAAGATTTGTTAATTGATCAGAGTTATTTATCATCATTCTAGAGAATAACACGCTAGTCGTACAgttctttatatttttgtgtatttcATCGATATATCCGATAATTGCATTGCTGATTAGTAGATGGATGTACTTTTGAGCACTCTTGCTTAAGCCataaatgataaattaattAGTCCAGGAGACCAAGTTTAAAGAGATCTAGATAGTTTTTTGGTATGTTCGGGTTTGCGTGAGGATATATTACAAAAGATCATAAGTCTCCAGACGATCTGAGTTTAAGAATTCTGATTAATGAGCTGCCCAACAAAAGAAACATGTTCTAAGCAAGTAGCTTTTGCATTGTATAGAAATAAGTGTTCTCAAATTAACTCATATCTAAACTTTGTTATTTCTATAGGCCAATGctactattgatcaaaatataatattgcagCCTTCGATCGATGAATCACTCGAACTAACCTGTCGAATTCTTTACATAAACCGAGAATGATGTTGCTCTCCTACTTGACAGAGGAATAGGTGAAAAGTGAAGTGCGGTGATGATCTCATAGAAATCTCACTTATCAACCCTTGAAAATCATCGACTGTTGTCTCAAGACTATGAAAAGTTGCAAACGGGTATTTATCGCATTCAACAATCTGGTAGAACCAGTCTGCGGGTTTAATGCATTGGGGACTCTAGGGTTCacgtaaaatattttagtactGACTTTATTCGAtactatttttcaaaatcttgtaGAAGTTACGAAAACGAGATCAATATAAAAACTCAAACTCTTGGCTCTTCCTATCACTTGACCACTCTCGTTGTAAATTTTATCTGGAAATAAACTCCAATTTTCTACAGATTTGGTACACTAATACAGGATTTCCCTCCAGGTTTTCTTGACAACTTTTGTATAAGGAAATGAATTTGTGTTGACAGAGAAagaatgatttttatttttgtttcgaaTATAACGTTAGCTAAGACACAAAACACGTAATAAAATCTagacaaaaaaatttctccacaaaaataataattttaaatataaatataaattattctttaatttttttgaaacacgtaATAAATTTGTTTCGaacttttttcaatttttttttcaattattctttttgaaatttgaaaatgccttttgaaacgattttttttttaaaattaattttaattttttataaaaaaatttcaaacttcaCCCCAAAACCCAccatttaactctaaactctaaggtctagattaattaaccctagagatataagtgtatatttacctatttaatgtaatattttggttattttgatcCTTATGAactatatttgtaaattttcagGACTAtctaagtattttttttgtaaaatcataatagtagaaataaaaatataataatattataaaattttccaatattatttaattatattttttattactaaaacaattttctaaattttatgcagtttttttgaaaaaatttaatattctaattccaataagattagttttttttaatatcgataattttagaaatattatttgttttacgtTTTGATAGTTATATACCTAAAAATGTcttaattttatagaattttatttaatattttttaaccaaaaaactaatttttttctaatgttataattttaaatatatatatatatatatattaaaaatatacattaaattaaaaattaaaaaattgtaagcaaacaataaaatatcattgatataaaaccTATCGACATTATCATTGATATAGAACCTATAAtctaactataaaaaaaatattccgcAGCAGGGGGTTGAACACGGATTTCATCAATTGAAATTAACGGTTCTCGCCATTGCCATCGCCATGATTAACAGATCGCCATCGCCGTCTTTGTTAATCTATGGTTTTGTTAATCAACCGGTTAATTTCAAttgatatcaataaaataaactatcgacgttatcattgatataaaaccTGGGAAAAGtgtcaatttcgaccccaacaatttCGGTCGTGCCAAATACGACAATTGATCAGTACCAAATATGAcatcaactcaattataattaaaaagaaaactactcgaacttcttaaaacgtgcaTAAATCTACATTAACTCTAACAaaagttagtcaaccgttaacaagataaaacgacgtcgttttgatatacgaggaaaaatgtcaatttcgaccccaacgaTTTCAGTCGTGCTAAATAGGACCCGAACAAATGGTCAGTAGCAAAAACGATCtcaactaaattataatataagaaaaactacccaaacttttttttgtcacgaacCCAAACTTTTTAAAGCATgcctaaatctacattgactctaacagaagttaggCAACCGCTAACAGGATAAGACCACattgttttgatatatatatttcttttaaaatatgttcattCTGGGACTCAAACCCATACCTGGATACCTTTTTAAAGGAgcacactaacaactagactaaagtaactttttgaaatattattacagATTGAAATTCTCcattttataaactattattcttcttcatcttatcgaatttaaaactttggtgattgcttTTACATATTTTAGTTATTGATTAATATGTCTGATATTTTGTACAAAATATCTTAGTGAAAGAAAGGTAAAAGGcctcttaacatttttaaacaaaatattaaaaatatataatactaactttgaaaaataaaaaaatttccacttaagtttaaaaaactaaaacaatttatataagaaaagtttataaataaattcaaagttttaagtatatttaatatcgtataataataaatattttactatttatattttcgtaagatataagtttattaaagatatgataaataaaaaacttgttaatgtatttatataaatcagaaaaaattatcaccaaaatttcaaattggataagatgaagaagaatagtagtttatataatttcaaatttgtaataatatttcaaaaaattacttttatctagttgttagtgtgccTCTTTAAAAGGGTATCACAACACAACACGGTTTGAGTCtcagaatgaaaaaaaattatatatatatatatatatatcaaaacgacggcgtcttatcttgttaacggttgactaacttctgttagagtcaatgtagattatgcacgttttaagaATTTCAGgtagtttttcttaaattataattaagttgAGGTCTTTTTTGGCACTGACCATTTGTTTGGGTCCTATTTGGCACGACTGAGACTGTTGGGATCGAAATTGGCACTTTCCTCGTATATTAAAACCACGTTGTTTTATTCGATTGACTAATTTATGTTAGAGTCTATGTAGATTTAagcacgttttaagaagtttGAGTAGTTTTTCCGAACTATAATTAAGTTGAGGTCGTATTTGGCAATGATCAATTGTtcgggtcgtatttggcacgacctaaattgttggggtcgaaattggcatTTTTCCCTATAAAACCTATAATcttactataaaaaaaaatattgcacAGCTATGGGTTGAACCCAGATTTCATCAATTAAAATTAACCATCTTTTACCGGGTAACTTAGGGTTTGAACCAAGATTTCTAGATGGATGGGTTTGAACCAATGATTCGAAGCACTTATTTTTACACTATTTCGGAAACACCAGAATATCAAACCATGAACGAAGAAAAGCATGCGAGAGGCATTTTCTCTACCCCTTCTTACCCTGAAAAAACAGGGACACCTTGCGTTCTTGAACCGATAACCATCTTTCGGCTAACCTAGCCTCCTCCGTCCCTCGGGACCAACAAGGGGTAGTACAGGAATATTCACCTGTTGTCCATCGACTACGCCTTTCGTCCTAGTTACTCTTCGGGACGGAGTGGAAGAAGGGATGGAAGAAAGGAGGCGATTCGTGAACGAGGAAAGGGACCCAATGACTTC
This region of Brassica napus cultivar Da-Ae chromosome C5, Da-Ae, whole genome shotgun sequence genomic DNA includes:
- the LOC106442056 gene encoding glutathione S-transferase T3-like gives rise to the protein MASRKPDMDSTNPDMDSTNPYSQYRSYVGLLNSQNQQTFPSTVNIGASQIPSFGSQQTEAPAVGSVTPVDRWGRKTWTPSDDEVLMSAWLNTSKDAVVGNDQKGGTFWQRVGDYYEASRNVGEGGDANSHTHWKQRWSKINDQTNKFAAAYATAERQISSGQNENDVLKSAHQIFHSDHNTKFTLEHAWCILRHEQKWLSLNTAAQKRKATESFSQATDNNVGDQEMWPEGIKAAKASKNSGKGKAYGDYKSMWDLKMEDLAQKEKLSKLAILDTLLAKKEPLSESEEVVKNKLLALYF
- the LOC106444864 gene encoding uncharacterized protein At4g04775-like, with the protein product MGLDYSYTQPSDSEDYGLRNSADSGNSSTEMNIMLDQAEIEAAQNQYPLQPEVEFGFPKECYCGREPLLATSYTRNDPGRRFYTCDNIDDGDCHVYKWWDVAVTEEIKALGTQYAQLSDKVDYLLFLSDDDTHMREFKDLQFDLEQKLLRAERIGCDLARNTSRLFRIACVMVVVLVLIGIGLAARM